The proteins below are encoded in one region of Fimbriimonadaceae bacterium:
- a CDS encoding DUF1501 domain-containing protein, producing the protein MEIGGPCYCDGYGRLDRPVLARRDMLALGLTGLTLFTARSGLAQAAFRKGGEEGHVLVVLFLRGGADALNVIAPYGDDEYFRARPSLALRNPNDRGHAEGERLLDLDGFFGMNRALEPLLPEFREGRMAVVHAAGSGDSTHSHFEAMSLMESGSFANADSARGGWIARYLESTRGSDSPLRAVAFSGTRPDMLAGAPSAVTIPNLAEYGMATPEGVDRTRLLKALSGLYAMGSDAISEAGRETLAVLDALRAADPHGYRPEAPYPETDLGRAFKQVAFLVKNRLGLEVACLESLGWDSHITQGTSEGWLFGLLKDVGTSLAAFHKDLGGESIRVTTVVMSEFGRRIEENSGFGTDHGRGGCMLLFGDRLAGGRVHGTWPGLAKSRQTEPGDLLVTTDYRDVLAEVVRGRLRPVPMQTVFPGLDPKPIGLLA; encoded by the coding sequence ATGGAAATAGGCGGCCCCTGCTATTGCGACGGTTATGGACGGCTGGACCGCCCCGTTCTGGCCCGTCGCGACATGCTTGCCCTCGGCCTGACCGGCCTGACTTTGTTCACGGCCCGAAGCGGGCTCGCCCAGGCCGCCTTCCGCAAGGGTGGCGAAGAGGGCCATGTCCTCGTCGTCCTCTTCCTTCGGGGCGGGGCCGACGCGCTCAACGTCATCGCTCCCTATGGTGACGACGAGTACTTCCGCGCGAGGCCGTCGCTGGCCCTTAGGAACCCGAATGACCGGGGCCACGCGGAAGGCGAACGGCTGCTGGACCTGGACGGATTCTTCGGGATGAACCGGGCGTTGGAGCCCCTGCTCCCTGAGTTTCGTGAAGGGCGCATGGCGGTGGTCCACGCGGCAGGCTCGGGCGATTCGACCCACTCCCATTTCGAGGCGATGAGCCTCATGGAAAGCGGCAGTTTCGCGAACGCGGACTCGGCTCGCGGCGGCTGGATCGCCCGATACCTTGAGTCCACCCGAGGTTCAGACTCGCCTTTGCGGGCGGTCGCGTTCTCGGGCACGCGGCCCGACATGCTTGCCGGCGCGCCTTCTGCGGTCACCATCCCGAACCTCGCCGAATACGGCATGGCGACGCCGGAGGGTGTGGACCGCACACGCCTTCTGAAGGCCCTCAGTGGACTTTATGCCATGGGCAGCGATGCCATCTCGGAGGCGGGCCGAGAAACGTTAGCGGTTCTGGACGCCCTGCGCGCGGCCGATCCCCACGGTTATCGGCCCGAGGCGCCGTACCCAGAAACCGACCTCGGCCGCGCCTTCAAACAGGTCGCGTTCCTGGTCAAGAACCGGCTCGGGCTGGAGGTCGCCTGTCTGGAGTCCCTCGGCTGGGACAGCCACATCACTCAAGGCACATCGGAGGGCTGGCTGTTCGGACTCCTAAAGGACGTCGGAACCTCGCTTGCCGCCTTCCACAAGGATCTTGGAGGGGAATCGATCCGGGTCACAACGGTGGTGATGTCGGAGTTCGGCCGCAGGATCGAGGAGAACTCCGGCTTTGGAACCGACCACGGGCGCGGGGGCTGCATGCTGCTCTTCGGCGACCGATTGGCCGGGGGGCGCGTGCATGGGACCTGGCCGGGGCTGGCCAAGAGCCGACAGACTGAGCCGGGAGACCTGCTGGTGACGACCGACTATCGGGACGTGCTCGCCGAGGTCGTCCGGGGCAGGTTACGGCCTGTGCCAATGCAGACCGTCTTCCCCGGGCTCGATCCGAAGCCTATCGGCCTGCTCGCCTAG
- a CDS encoding DUF1800 domain-containing protein — translation MSLSRRQALATLGGAGLLAAGCGRAGEWLTAETPLKPPTREDDRAVRLANRFGFGARPGELAAMRKGGEKAWLEGQLAAPLGDEGAVAERIGRLEIFHLGPWELRDWPKKRILQQMQYAALVRAVHSPWQLRERLAEFWSDHFNINADKGLGAYRKPLDDRTVVRENALGSFGNLLRASARSSAMLVYLDQQASNARHPNENYARELLELHTLGVDGGYTQRDVMEVARCFTGWTEERGFLRPKGAFKFDEALHDDGEKRVLGEVVPAGGGIADGDRVLEILVRHPATARNVSRKFARYFCGDAWPEVAPAVEKAFLRSDGDTKALVRAVYDSEPFWSAMPVLKRPFDYVASALRSLDASVEGTAALDHLAKMGQSPFLWPMPDGYPLDTGSWSGTLLARWNFAIELAHGKVAGCSVDLTRLARRTGHAPWTDLILGPDAAVDLSSHGLADAEAVALCLASPEFQWK, via the coding sequence TTGAGCCTTTCTCGGCGGCAGGCACTGGCCACGCTCGGCGGCGCAGGGCTGCTCGCGGCGGGCTGTGGCCGCGCCGGCGAATGGCTTACGGCGGAGACGCCCCTCAAGCCACCGACCCGGGAAGACGACCGCGCCGTCCGTCTCGCCAACAGGTTCGGGTTTGGCGCACGTCCAGGCGAGCTGGCAGCAATGCGTAAGGGCGGTGAAAAGGCGTGGCTCGAGGGGCAACTTGCCGCGCCCCTGGGCGACGAGGGCGCCGTCGCGGAACGGATCGGTCGGCTGGAGATCTTCCACCTTGGCCCCTGGGAGCTTCGCGACTGGCCCAAGAAGCGGATCCTGCAACAGATGCAATACGCCGCCCTGGTGCGGGCCGTCCACTCGCCCTGGCAGCTCCGAGAAAGGCTCGCCGAGTTCTGGAGCGACCACTTCAACATCAATGCGGACAAGGGCCTCGGCGCCTATCGCAAGCCTCTTGACGATCGGACGGTGGTCCGGGAGAACGCGCTGGGCAGCTTCGGGAACCTCCTCCGGGCCAGCGCCCGCAGCTCCGCGATGCTGGTCTACCTGGACCAACAAGCCAGCAACGCGCGCCACCCCAACGAGAACTACGCCCGCGAACTGCTTGAGCTCCACACGCTCGGCGTCGACGGCGGCTATACGCAGCGCGACGTCATGGAGGTCGCCCGGTGCTTCACGGGCTGGACCGAAGAGCGCGGGTTCCTCCGCCCCAAGGGCGCGTTCAAGTTCGACGAAGCCCTCCATGACGACGGCGAGAAGCGCGTTCTGGGCGAGGTGGTTCCCGCCGGAGGTGGCATCGCCGATGGCGACCGCGTCCTCGAGATCCTGGTGCGCCACCCCGCCACGGCCCGCAACGTCTCCCGGAAGTTCGCCCGCTACTTCTGCGGGGATGCCTGGCCAGAGGTGGCCCCTGCTGTGGAGAAGGCGTTCTTGCGGTCGGACGGCGACACCAAGGCCCTGGTCCGCGCGGTCTATGACTCGGAACCTTTCTGGTCGGCGATGCCCGTATTGAAGCGGCCTTTCGACTACGTCGCGAGCGCATTGCGCTCTCTCGACGCTTCGGTCGAGGGCACCGCTGCACTCGACCACCTGGCCAAGATGGGGCAGTCGCCATTCCTTTGGCCTATGCCAGACGGCTACCCCTTGGACACCGGTTCCTGGAGCGGGACGCTCCTCGCCCGTTGGAACTTCGCGATCGAGCTCGCCCATGGCAAAGTGGCGGGTTGCTCGGTGGACTTGACACGGCTCGCCCGGCGGACGGGCCACGCTCCCTGGACCGACCTTATCCTGGGGCCAGACGCCGCGGTCGATCTCTCCTCCCACGGCCTGGCTGACGCCGAGGCCGTGGCCCTTTGCCTCGCCTCACCGGAGTTCCAATGGAAATAG
- the folB gene encoding dihydroneopterin aldolase, which translates to MAEVFVRGLEFYAFHGVSGAEQAIGHRFRAAVSVKLEPNAAVSDDVRETVDYGALAAFALKLSAESRFRTLEAFANAYCDAVLEAFPAVEEVDIEIEKVAPPLPVIAESVGIRMGKKRQQARPQVPDDIV; encoded by the coding sequence GTGGCAGAGGTCTTCGTCCGCGGTCTTGAGTTTTATGCGTTCCACGGCGTCAGTGGGGCAGAACAGGCGATCGGCCACCGGTTCCGGGCGGCGGTGAGCGTGAAGTTGGAACCGAACGCGGCCGTGAGCGACGACGTTCGGGAGACGGTGGACTACGGGGCCCTTGCCGCCTTTGCCTTGAAGTTGAGCGCGGAGAGCCGTTTCCGAACCCTTGAAGCCTTCGCCAACGCCTATTGCGACGCGGTCCTGGAGGCTTTTCCCGCCGTCGAGGAGGTCGACATCGAGATTGAAAAAGTCGCCCCGCCCCTGCCCGTCATCGCCGAATCGGTAGGGATTCGGATGGGGAAAAAGCGGCAACAAGCCCGCCCGCAGGTGCCGGACGACATCGTATGA
- the ispH gene encoding 4-hydroxy-3-methylbut-2-enyl diphosphate reductase codes for MGKILLAAPRGFCAGVSYAIEIVDLALKAHGAPIYVRHAIVHNEWVVRSFEQRGVVFVEDIGEVPPGAVVVFSAHGVSPTVRQEAQERGLNIIDATCPLVTKVHNEARRFAEKGYLMVYIGHAGHVEAEGTMGEAPDRMVLVETPEDAERLVLPPHDRLAVVTQTTLSVDEVDATMAVLRRRFPHIETPGKEDICYATTNRQAAVKALAQECGLVVVVGSQTSSNSNRLREVAMQCGAEAVLIMQPDELQPELVARHEVIGVTSGASTPESLVEAIVGRLMELKPGSELGVLETVREEVEFRPQRTLVQLAMAKS; via the coding sequence GTGGGCAAGATTCTGCTGGCGGCGCCGAGGGGCTTTTGTGCCGGGGTGTCCTACGCGATCGAGATCGTGGATTTGGCCTTGAAGGCACACGGCGCGCCGATCTATGTGCGGCACGCGATCGTCCACAACGAATGGGTCGTGCGCTCGTTTGAACAGCGCGGGGTCGTCTTCGTCGAGGACATCGGCGAGGTTCCTCCCGGGGCCGTCGTGGTCTTTTCCGCCCATGGCGTCTCGCCCACCGTCCGACAGGAAGCGCAAGAGCGCGGCCTGAACATCATCGACGCCACCTGCCCGCTCGTCACGAAGGTCCACAACGAGGCGCGGCGCTTCGCGGAGAAGGGCTACCTGATGGTCTATATCGGCCACGCGGGCCACGTTGAGGCGGAGGGGACAATGGGCGAGGCCCCCGACCGCATGGTGCTGGTCGAAACCCCTGAGGATGCCGAACGGTTAGTGCTGCCTCCCCACGACCGGCTCGCCGTCGTCACCCAAACGACCCTGAGCGTGGACGAGGTGGACGCGACGATGGCCGTCCTTCGCCGCCGATTCCCGCACATCGAGACTCCCGGCAAGGAGGATATCTGCTACGCGACCACAAACCGCCAAGCCGCGGTGAAGGCCCTGGCCCAGGAATGCGGGCTCGTCGTGGTCGTGGGATCCCAAACGTCTTCGAATTCGAACCGGCTTCGCGAGGTGGCGATGCAGTGCGGCGCGGAGGCGGTCCTCATCATGCAGCCGGACGAGCTTCAGCCCGAACTGGTGGCGCGGCACGAGGTGATCGGCGTGACGAGCGGGGCCTCGACGCCCGAGTCCCTGGTCGAAGCCATCGTCGGGCGGCTCATGGAACTGAAGCCGGGCTCGGAGCTTGGCGTGCTGGAAACGGTTCGAGAAGAAGTCGAGTTCCGCCCTCAACGAACGCTGGTCCAGCTCGCGATGGCTAAGAGCTAA
- a CDS encoding proteasome accessory factor PafA2 family protein codes for MGWRPGDRIFGVETEFGTLAASSVGTYETVVEAVKDHVFFEQRLGAIDLHSRDEVFEPAESGGFLLNGGRLYIDAVGSHLEYATAECRRLKDIVANDRAGQRIIVRAVRETGLQDEVDVYNNSVDHFGGHTFGCHENYLVRMSEDFFSHKAPLLYAFLVTRQIFAGVGRVGGHVLSPGGRPKVRDMNENPIDYIWVSQVYNVYSDSGIRFQLSQRADHILKTIASRVRFNRAIINPKWEHFYAHEGMHRLHILFGESNQNEFAYALKVGTTSLVLRLVEDGLVPEDWQLADPVSALREVSRDQDYEWPVTMCDGSATTAIEVQRRYLEMAERYRGDSDDTDWTLDEWASILDGLEKNPLDLADRIDWVNKLSIVEEYRKQEGLEWGDDALHSVDLEYHNIDPDKSLFYAQPGKRFIEDLDILDGMVEPPKDTRAAGRAKLVKRVLERGPGKVYMFDWSGVALDRHVYIEMPDPFETYTEV; via the coding sequence ATGGGGTGGCGCCCTGGCGACCGAATTTTCGGCGTGGAGACGGAGTTCGGGACCCTGGCCGCGTCGAGCGTCGGGACCTATGAGACCGTCGTCGAAGCCGTCAAGGACCACGTTTTCTTCGAACAGCGGCTTGGGGCCATCGACCTCCATTCGAGGGACGAGGTCTTCGAGCCGGCGGAGTCCGGCGGCTTCCTTCTGAACGGCGGGCGGCTTTATATCGATGCGGTCGGCTCGCACCTGGAATATGCGACGGCCGAGTGCCGACGACTGAAGGACATCGTCGCCAACGACCGCGCGGGCCAGCGGATCATCGTGCGGGCCGTCCGCGAGACGGGACTGCAGGACGAGGTGGACGTCTACAACAACTCGGTGGACCACTTCGGAGGCCATACCTTCGGGTGCCACGAGAACTATCTCGTTCGGATGAGCGAGGACTTTTTTAGCCACAAGGCCCCGCTTCTTTACGCCTTCCTTGTGACCCGCCAAATCTTCGCGGGCGTCGGGCGGGTCGGGGGCCACGTGCTTTCGCCGGGAGGACGGCCGAAAGTCCGGGATATGAACGAGAACCCGATCGACTACATTTGGGTCAGCCAAGTCTATAACGTCTATAGCGACTCGGGGATCCGTTTCCAGTTAAGCCAGCGGGCCGACCATATCTTAAAAACGATTGCTTCGCGCGTGCGATTTAACCGCGCAATCATCAATCCAAAGTGGGAACACTTCTATGCTCACGAGGGAATGCACCGACTCCACATCTTGTTCGGCGAATCGAACCAGAACGAGTTTGCTTATGCCCTAAAGGTCGGCACGACCTCGTTGGTCTTGCGGCTCGTCGAAGACGGGCTGGTCCCTGAGGATTGGCAATTGGCCGATCCGGTCTCGGCCCTGCGGGAAGTGAGCCGCGACCAGGACTACGAGTGGCCCGTCACGATGTGCGACGGATCCGCCACGACGGCCATCGAAGTCCAACGCCGCTACTTGGAGATGGCCGAGCGCTACCGGGGCGACAGTGACGACACGGACTGGACGCTGGACGAGTGGGCCTCGATCCTCGATGGGCTCGAGAAAAATCCGCTGGACCTTGCCGACCGCATCGACTGGGTCAACAAGCTTTCGATCGTCGAGGAATACCGGAAGCAAGAAGGGCTGGAATGGGGCGACGACGCCCTGCACTCGGTCGACCTGGAATACCACAACATTGACCCTGACAAGTCGCTCTTTTACGCCCAACCCGGCAAGCGCTTTATCGAAGACCTCGACATCCTGGACGGCATGGTGGAACCTCCAAAGGACACGCGTGCCGCGGGAAGGGCAAAACTGGTCAAGCGCGTGCTAGAACGCGGGCCGGGAAAAGTCTATATGTTCGACTGGTCGGGCGTGGCCCTGGACCGGCACGTTTACATCGAGATGCCCGATCCGTTCGAGACCTATACCGAGGTCTAA
- a CDS encoding ParB/RepB/Spo0J family partition protein, translating into MGGFFVRRALGKGLSQWLEEEPRQKAKPASPKKKPATEQVNSANEVSVDLIKPNPRQPRHHFDEAALLELASSIKEHGVVQPLIVRPMPEGKFELIAGERRLRAARLAGLTRVPVVTRTADAKQSLEIALIENVQREDVNAMECARAYYQLVNEFGLTQEQVGQRIGKTRAAVANTLRLFKLPPEIQQAIEAGTVSEGHARALLMVESPLRQAALFRRIVAEGLSVRQAERLARGEAEPPTEPRAPKPRSGSSAEWVALEGGLREYFGAPVNLESKEVGGRLVVEFYSDDDLARILDILGLSLP; encoded by the coding sequence GTGGGGGGATTTTTCGTGAGAAGGGCTCTGGGCAAGGGCCTTTCCCAATGGCTGGAAGAAGAGCCGAGGCAAAAGGCAAAGCCCGCCAGTCCAAAGAAGAAGCCCGCGACAGAACAGGTTAACTCGGCAAACGAAGTATCCGTAGACCTTATTAAACCCAACCCTCGCCAGCCTCGGCACCACTTTGACGAGGCGGCGCTGCTGGAGCTCGCTTCTTCGATAAAGGAGCACGGAGTGGTTCAACCGCTCATCGTGCGGCCGATGCCGGAAGGCAAGTTCGAGCTCATTGCGGGCGAGCGCCGTCTGCGTGCGGCGCGTCTCGCGGGCCTCACTCGGGTGCCCGTGGTCACTCGCACGGCGGACGCCAAGCAGTCCCTCGAGATCGCCCTGATCGAGAACGTCCAACGTGAGGACGTGAACGCGATGGAGTGCGCCCGCGCCTACTACCAACTCGTCAACGAGTTCGGTCTGACCCAAGAGCAGGTCGGGCAGCGCATCGGCAAGACGCGTGCCGCGGTCGCGAACACTCTGCGCCTCTTCAAATTGCCGCCCGAGATCCAGCAGGCCATCGAGGCTGGGACGGTCAGCGAGGGGCACGCCCGGGCCTTGCTCATGGTGGAATCCCCCCTGCGCCAGGCCGCCCTCTTTCGGAGGATCGTCGCGGAAGGGCTGAGCGTGCGCCAGGCGGAACGGCTCGCCCGGGGCGAAGCCGAGCCTCCGACCGAACCAAGGGCCCCAAAGCCGCGGTCGGGCAGCTCGGCCGAATGGGTCGCCTTAGAAGGGGGCCTGCGGGAGTACTTCGGCGCCCCTGTGAACCTGGAGTCGAAAGAAGTCGGGGGCCGGCTGGTGGTCGAGTTCTACTCGGACGACGACCTTGCCCGCATCCTGGACATCCTCGGGCTCTCCTTGCCATGA
- a CDS encoding ABC-F family ATP-binding cassette domain-containing protein produces the protein MLLGVNNVRKLFAAEIVLDGVSFRIDRKAKVALVGRNGTGKTTLLKIITGQYEPDGGSVHLARGAKVGYLRQEHAVDETRTVIEEAQSGIADRLAMKARLEELEERMEGGASEEDLEEYALLHEHFLESEGYSAETDVRVVLQRMGFEEADFDRSTAGLSGGEKTRLAIARLLLEEPDLLILDEPTNHLDLQATEWLESWIRRYHGAVLLVSHDRTFLENTADEVVEMRDGRTKHYPADFKKYLQLRAEDEARQAEVAARQAQEIAKLDEYVRRFMNSQRTAQARGRLKQMEKLAANQVHAPKQEKGMAAGFGATRRSGDVAMEAKNLAVGFPGVQLYGGLDWTVRWGERWGVVGENGAGKSTLIRTMLGLHEPLGGECRLGANVVVGYFHQDVSDLDVEMTPLEFMVYECGMESQPARDLLGRFLFSGDDVMRPIRTLSGGEKNKLVLARLTRLNPNLLVLDEPTNHLDMASREALAEILQEYKGTLVLISHDRWLLTHVADRILDVRRSGPLLYPGGFADYRKKSPLPKLGEGAGGGVRKAPSPGRGEGAGSGSSGLTTEPDAPRQLTPRELSKEIARLEKLVSELEDQVAEDETELKSIEKQLADLPPTADVFDLSRRYESQTERVAASLSAWEEQSVRLEALKEQQGVGVSFRPRD, from the coding sequence GTGCTGCTCGGCGTCAACAACGTCCGCAAGCTTTTCGCCGCCGAAATCGTGCTCGACGGCGTGTCCTTTCGCATCGACCGGAAGGCGAAGGTGGCCTTGGTGGGTCGCAACGGGACGGGCAAGACAACGCTCCTCAAGATCATCACGGGCCAGTACGAACCGGACGGCGGTTCGGTGCATTTGGCACGGGGCGCGAAAGTCGGCTACCTGCGGCAGGAGCACGCGGTCGACGAAACGCGGACCGTGATCGAAGAAGCGCAGTCCGGCATCGCTGACCGTCTTGCCATGAAGGCCCGCCTGGAGGAACTGGAGGAGAGAATGGAGGGCGGCGCCAGCGAAGAGGACCTCGAAGAATACGCCCTGCTCCACGAGCACTTCCTGGAGAGCGAGGGTTACTCGGCGGAGACCGACGTCCGTGTGGTGCTCCAGCGCATGGGCTTCGAGGAGGCCGATTTTGACCGCAGCACGGCGGGACTGAGCGGGGGGGAGAAGACACGCCTCGCGATCGCACGGCTCCTCCTGGAAGAGCCCGACCTCCTGATCTTGGACGAGCCCACGAACCACCTGGACCTGCAGGCGACGGAATGGCTCGAGAGTTGGATCCGCCGCTATCACGGCGCTGTCCTGCTTGTGAGCCACGACCGCACATTCTTGGAGAACACGGCGGACGAAGTGGTCGAGATGCGGGACGGAAGGACCAAGCACTATCCCGCTGACTTCAAGAAGTACCTCCAGCTGCGGGCGGAGGACGAGGCGCGCCAGGCAGAAGTCGCGGCGCGGCAAGCCCAGGAGATCGCCAAGCTCGACGAATATGTCCGGCGGTTCATGAACAGCCAGCGCACGGCCCAGGCGCGCGGGCGGCTCAAGCAGATGGAGAAGCTGGCCGCCAACCAGGTCCACGCCCCGAAGCAGGAGAAGGGCATGGCGGCGGGCTTCGGCGCCACCCGGCGCTCGGGCGACGTCGCCATGGAGGCCAAGAACCTCGCCGTCGGCTTTCCGGGCGTGCAGCTCTATGGCGGCCTGGACTGGACGGTCCGATGGGGCGAGCGGTGGGGCGTGGTGGGCGAGAACGGGGCAGGGAAGTCGACCCTTATCAGAACCATGCTCGGGCTCCACGAGCCTTTAGGCGGCGAGTGCCGCCTCGGGGCGAACGTCGTCGTCGGTTACTTCCACCAGGACGTGAGCGACCTCGACGTCGAGATGACGCCGCTCGAGTTCATGGTCTATGAGTGCGGGATGGAGAGCCAGCCCGCGCGGGACCTGCTGGGCCGTTTCCTCTTCAGCGGGGACGACGTGATGCGCCCGATCCGTACCTTGAGCGGCGGAGAGAAGAACAAGCTGGTGCTCGCGCGGCTCACTCGCCTGAACCCGAATTTACTCGTCCTTGACGAGCCCACGAACCACTTGGACATGGCGAGCCGAGAGGCGCTGGCCGAGATCCTGCAGGAGTACAAGGGCACCCTGGTCCTCATCAGCCACGACCGGTGGCTGCTCACCCACGTGGCGGACCGCATTTTGGACGTTCGGCGGTCGGGGCCGCTGCTTTACCCGGGCGGCTTCGCCGATTATCGCAAGAAATCCCCCCTCCCCAAGCTTGGGGAGGGGGCAGGGGGAGGGGTTCGGAAAGCCCCCTCCCCTGGCAGGGGGGAGGGGGCTGGGAGTGGGAGTTCGGGTCTTACCACCGAACCGGACGCTCCGCGGCAGTTAACCCCCCGCGAGCTGAGCAAAGAGATCGCGCGGCTCGAGAAACTCGTCTCCGAGCTCGAAGACCAGGTGGCAGAAGACGAGACCGAGCTGAAGTCCATCGAGAAGCAACTCGCCGACTTGCCACCGACCGCCGACGTCTTCGACCTCTCCCGTCGGTACGAATCGCAGACAGAGCGGGTGGCGGCCAGCCTCTCCGCGTGGGAGGAGCAGTCCGTGCGCCTAGAGGCGTTGAAGGAGCAACAGGGCGTCGGCGTCAGCTTCCGGCCTCGGGACTAG
- a CDS encoding bifunctional (p)ppGpp synthetase/guanosine-3',5'-bis(diphosphate) 3'-pyrophosphohydrolase, with protein MDRLQEAVRFAAERHFGQWRDGETPLPYLEHPIDVLRRLRHTGGVTDEALLCAAALHDVVEATETSHEEIEARFGRDVSDLVRELTREEPGPGQTDGLTKDEVWQLRADMLLAEVKEMSDRAQQVKLSDRISNLLEAKTAKKGKKLDRYVRQSRRILEAIPASVNRPLWQELERTVREMEQG; from the coding sequence ATGGATCGTCTTCAAGAAGCCGTGCGTTTTGCCGCAGAAAGGCACTTTGGCCAGTGGCGGGACGGTGAAACCCCGCTTCCTTACCTTGAGCACCCGATCGACGTGCTGCGGCGGTTGCGCCACACGGGCGGGGTCACGGACGAGGCGTTGCTCTGCGCCGCCGCGCTCCATGACGTGGTCGAAGCGACCGAGACCAGCCACGAGGAGATCGAAGCAAGGTTCGGTCGCGATGTCTCCGACCTCGTCCGCGAGCTTACGCGCGAAGAGCCCGGCCCCGGGCAGACCGACGGCCTCACGAAGGACGAGGTGTGGCAGCTCCGGGCGGACATGCTTCTCGCGGAAGTCAAAGAGATGAGCGACCGGGCGCAACAGGTGAAGCTTAGCGACCGGATCTCGAACCTGCTCGAGGCCAAGACGGCGAAGAAAGGAAAGAAGCTCGACCGCTACGTCCGCCAGTCCCGCCGCATTCTGGAAGCCATCCCGGCCTCCGTCAACCGGCCCCTGTGGCAAGAACTGGAGCGGACGGTCCGAGAGATGGAACAAGGCTAA